One Fibrobacter sp. DNA window includes the following coding sequences:
- a CDS encoding addiction module toxin, HicA family, producing the protein MSFPEHVWKQIKNKTCDEIISALEKDGWKQDVTIGPERIYRKGKSRVSIHYHPKMTYGPGLLKALLKDIGWTEKEMRKLKFIK; encoded by the coding sequence ATGAGCTTTCCGGAACACGTTTGGAAACAGATAAAAAATAAAACGTGTGATGAAATTATTTCTGCCCTCGAAAAAGACGGATGGAAACAAGATGTTACTATTGGACCAGAAAGAATTTATCGAAAAGGAAAAAGCAGAGTTTCAATCCATTATCATCCTAAAATGACATACGGCCCCGGTTTGCTAAAAGCACTGTTAAAAGATATCGGCTGGACCGAAAAAGAAATGAGAAAGTTAAAATTCATTAAGTGA